The Sulfobacillus thermosulfidooxidans DSM 9293 genome includes a window with the following:
- a CDS encoding CpaF family protein: MSHFANPLVQTFGGAAAEPNPLQDLGTASRTPGTASPFRPIDDHSTADATPSLFHTALLLLRDRYSSLIARIYQADRQAVRQAIADVVLSLHPSQDIAVQLTDALEAQLLGAGVLEPFMRDPTVSEIMVTGPYIFVDRHGRNEPALTLSSVDESIRLAQHLARHCQREYRDTEPLMDLTWPENGARINITHHRVAMTGPAITIRKHNMGVLLQLEELIRRGMLTEEVAHFLVRAFRARANGLIAGPTKSGKTALLRALAIEAIPPDERIIVLEDTEELHLPFHHQINLIGLARAVLPDEREHGIVSLLDLFRNALRQSPGRLIMGELRGPEAFDFIELGLTEKGGSLSTIHLRHPDYLVSRLYYIAQKSGLTLSRDLIQQTVYQAIDLIVYVHHDPTTGARRVSHVVETTEQGSVHVLFAHQGGHLVKVGEPSRKLQQLWEAA, encoded by the coding sequence ATGTCTCACTTTGCCAATCCGTTGGTTCAAACCTTTGGCGGTGCCGCCGCGGAACCCAATCCCCTCCAAGATTTGGGCACCGCGTCCCGGACGCCCGGCACCGCGTCCCCCTTTCGGCCGATCGACGATCATTCCACGGCGGATGCCACCCCCTCCCTGTTTCACACGGCGTTATTGCTCTTGCGCGATCGCTACAGCTCCTTGATTGCCCGGATCTATCAAGCGGATCGCCAAGCCGTGCGGCAAGCGATTGCCGACGTCGTGCTCAGTCTCCATCCATCGCAAGATATTGCGGTCCAACTGACCGATGCCTTAGAAGCCCAATTGTTGGGCGCAGGGGTGTTAGAACCCTTTATGCGCGATCCCACCGTGTCCGAAATTATGGTCACCGGACCCTATATTTTTGTCGACCGTCATGGGCGCAATGAACCAGCGCTCACCTTATCCTCGGTCGACGAGAGTATTCGTCTCGCGCAACATTTAGCGCGCCATTGCCAACGGGAATACCGCGATACCGAACCCTTGATGGATTTGACCTGGCCCGAAAATGGCGCGCGGATCAATATCACGCATCACCGGGTGGCGATGACCGGGCCGGCGATCACCATTCGGAAACATAACATGGGCGTGCTCTTACAACTGGAGGAACTCATTCGCCGGGGCATGTTGACTGAAGAAGTCGCCCATTTTCTGGTGCGGGCTTTTCGGGCGCGGGCGAACGGGCTGATTGCGGGGCCGACAAAATCCGGGAAAACGGCGCTCTTACGCGCCTTGGCGATTGAAGCCATTCCCCCGGACGAGCGGATCATTGTGCTCGAAGATACCGAAGAATTGCATCTCCCTTTTCATCATCAAATTAATTTGATTGGCTTAGCCCGCGCGGTCTTGCCCGACGAACGCGAACACGGCATTGTGTCGCTCCTCGACTTGTTCCGCAACGCGCTCCGACAAAGTCCGGGCCGGCTCATTATGGGGGAGTTACGCGGACCGGAAGCGTTCGATTTCATAGAGCTCGGCTTAACCGAAAAAGGCGGCAGTTTGTCCACGATTCACTTGCGCCATCCGGATTATCTGGTCAGCCGCCTGTATTATATTGCCCAAAAATCGGGTCTGACGTTATCCCGCGATCTCATTCAACAAACCGTGTATCAGGCGATTGATCTGATCGTCTATGTGCACCACGATCCCACCACCGGCGCCCGCCGGGTCAGCCATGTCGTGGAAACCACGGAACAGGGATCGGTGCATGTTCTCTTTGCCCACCAGGGCGGACACCTCGTGAAAGTCGGCGAACCCTCGAGAAAATTGCAACAACTCTGGGAGGCGGCATGA
- a CDS encoding VirB4 family type IV secretion system protein — protein MLFRRKADDPLLPPDADAPLSLVDETPPTQPVAPPPKKRRWGRQRPAPDPAALSQEAHRMVPSLSEQDLLIPAGWQEKPTFVEHGEGYYSASLRIMAYPAQASNGFLHGLLRAPMPRRFAFYITPISNGQIVKQLTDDVTKLEAKLRGQAKEGKPFNPYDQNAYQQAEQLRQALAKNWIKMFNTSFIITLFGQTPEELQDHIREFKEAAAGGMWYVLETYYEHGNGWLTTLPLADERVTQSRRLDSNSLSCMLPFTWTEHIEEGGLYVGTNVQTGGPVLLDIHNRHRYPAGHIIFIAPTRSGKSYTAKSLLVQSLLDPALDAFVIDPSPPIDYQALGQTLGRFIPFKVGTQDKWNLCAIEYPRHITQLDENERQLLTAKIDFLLTLIDLMIQGQWTLEERALTEDLIRQVYGRYGITNDPVSLIDPDTLSVHPRMKPMPKLRDMVQALLQHPQLNRIGIMLKPFIQGGTLDLFDGDVPPSALDSRLTVFNIEGLLRAQKHLQPVAYLVIGELIQQRLLQSGRRTIIMIDEAHILFANEGTALWLSRLFRMSAKLNSAVWLLTQSLVDMIGDPATGLQVPGQDDARVCLSNTSINWLGPIDKESDARLLAQEFNLSGAEVEFLRKAQKGLGIWRTNRFHVPVQGQAPAILHPLLSSTLDEKTQTMMQYPDPLQGRQPMPAEVGEPMMPV, from the coding sequence ATGCTGTTCCGCCGGAAAGCGGACGACCCGTTATTACCCCCAGACGCGGATGCGCCCTTGTCCCTAGTCGACGAGACGCCTCCTACCCAGCCGGTCGCCCCGCCCCCGAAAAAACGGCGATGGGGTCGCCAGCGGCCCGCTCCCGACCCCGCGGCGCTGTCCCAAGAAGCACATCGGATGGTCCCCTCCTTGTCCGAACAGGATTTGCTGATTCCCGCCGGCTGGCAGGAAAAACCGACCTTTGTCGAACATGGGGAAGGCTATTATTCGGCCTCCTTGCGCATTATGGCCTATCCCGCACAAGCCTCCAATGGCTTTTTACACGGACTGTTGCGCGCTCCCATGCCGCGCCGGTTTGCGTTTTACATTACCCCGATTAGCAATGGGCAGATCGTCAAACAATTGACCGATGACGTCACTAAGCTCGAAGCCAAACTCCGGGGCCAAGCCAAAGAGGGCAAACCGTTCAATCCCTATGACCAAAATGCCTATCAGCAAGCCGAACAACTCCGGCAAGCGTTAGCGAAAAACTGGATTAAAATGTTTAACACGTCCTTCATCATTACCCTTTTTGGCCAAACGCCGGAGGAACTGCAAGACCATATTCGGGAATTTAAGGAAGCGGCCGCGGGGGGCATGTGGTATGTGCTGGAAACCTACTACGAACACGGCAACGGTTGGCTGACAACGTTGCCGCTCGCCGACGAACGCGTGACGCAATCCCGGCGACTGGACAGCAATTCCTTGTCGTGTATGTTGCCCTTTACGTGGACCGAACACATTGAAGAAGGCGGCTTGTATGTGGGCACTAACGTCCAAACCGGGGGGCCCGTGCTCCTCGATATTCACAACCGCCATCGGTATCCCGCGGGGCACATCATCTTTATTGCGCCCACCCGATCGGGGAAAAGTTACACGGCGAAGTCCCTGCTGGTCCAATCGCTGTTGGATCCCGCCCTCGATGCCTTTGTCATTGACCCCTCACCGCCTATCGACTATCAAGCCTTGGGGCAAACGCTCGGCCGCTTCATCCCCTTTAAGGTGGGCACGCAAGACAAATGGAATCTGTGTGCGATCGAGTATCCTCGCCATATCACGCAACTGGACGAGAACGAACGCCAACTGTTGACAGCCAAAATCGACTTTTTGTTGACGCTCATCGACCTCATGATTCAAGGGCAGTGGACCCTTGAAGAACGGGCCCTCACCGAAGACTTGATTCGTCAGGTGTATGGCCGCTACGGTATTACCAATGATCCGGTCAGTTTGATTGATCCCGACACCTTAAGCGTGCATCCGCGCATGAAGCCGATGCCAAAACTCCGGGATATGGTGCAAGCCCTTTTACAACATCCGCAACTGAACCGGATTGGGATTATGCTCAAACCCTTTATCCAAGGCGGGACCCTGGACCTCTTTGATGGCGATGTCCCCCCGAGTGCGCTCGACAGCCGCTTAACCGTCTTTAATATTGAAGGCTTGTTGCGGGCGCAAAAACACCTCCAACCGGTCGCCTATCTGGTCATTGGGGAACTGATTCAACAACGCCTGCTCCAATCGGGACGCCGCACGATCATTATGATTGATGAAGCCCATATTTTGTTCGCCAATGAAGGCACAGCCCTTTGGCTCAGCCGGTTGTTTCGGATGAGTGCGAAACTGAATTCGGCGGTGTGGCTGCTCACGCAGAGTTTGGTGGATATGATCGGCGATCCGGCCACCGGCCTGCAAGTGCCCGGTCAAGACGATGCCCGGGTTTGCTTAAGTAATACCTCGATCAACTGGCTCGGCCCCATTGACAAGGAGTCCGATGCGCGGCTTCTTGCCCAAGAGTTTAATCTGTCCGGGGCCGAAGTCGAGTTCTTACGCAAAGCCCAGAAAGGCTTAGGCATTTGGCGCACCAACCGGTTTCATGTGCCCGTGCAAGGCCAAGCGCCCGCCATCTTGCATCCGCTGCTGTCGTCCACCCTCGACGAAAAAACGCAGACGATGATGCAATACCCCGATCCCTTACAAGGCCGGCAACCCATGCCCGCGGAAGTAGGCGAACCGATGATGCCCGTCTAA
- a CDS encoding CHC2 zinc finger domain-containing protein: MTPKARQARARALAQAAKASGDLIREVSQTVRLKRIGRAYNGLCPLHPDKNPSLWVYPDGHWHCYGCPPGHNHGSILDWRMAVYHETLTEAAQAILHHYGPPPEYVRPVVTDEDPDPDDAALTRWHTTYQAAWAHLTVAEADQTALRQRGLTEPSLWALHGLKTMPSLRTGWAARLGLSMAHIPGFSTSQDGTWHGPAGLLIPIRLPDGRQIGAQIRVHHATTGKYVWWSTPPDAQTETGQPRYPEGAKAWIMAHWAWPGGMIDSAEEVIITEGPLKAILIAEFTGMPTIGVPGVNLWATALKVLHRLDQPPQRVLWAWDQDQPVKPAVHQTLQAGQDALRQAFPAIQQAVITWDGHQAKGFDDALLCQVPWQVQPIQKGDAHGVFE, from the coding sequence AAGCCAGCGGGGACCTCATCCGTGAAGTCAGTCAAACGGTGCGCTTGAAACGCATTGGTCGGGCGTATAACGGCCTTTGCCCGCTCCATCCCGACAAAAACCCGTCCCTCTGGGTCTATCCCGATGGCCACTGGCACTGTTACGGCTGTCCGCCGGGTCACAATCATGGCTCGATTCTCGATTGGCGGATGGCCGTCTATCACGAAACGTTGACCGAGGCCGCGCAAGCGATTTTGCATCACTACGGCCCCCCTCCCGAATATGTCCGTCCTGTGGTCACGGACGAGGACCCCGATCCGGATGACGCCGCACTGACCCGGTGGCACACCACCTATCAAGCAGCATGGGCCCACCTCACCGTGGCGGAGGCCGATCAAACCGCCTTACGGCAACGCGGTCTGACCGAACCCTCCCTGTGGGCCCTTCATGGCCTCAAGACGATGCCATCGCTCCGGACCGGGTGGGCTGCCCGCCTCGGTCTCTCCATGGCGCATATTCCCGGGTTTTCTACGAGCCAAGATGGCACCTGGCACGGACCCGCTGGTCTGCTGATTCCGATCCGCTTACCCGATGGACGCCAAATCGGGGCCCAAATCCGCGTGCATCATGCGACCACTGGCAAATATGTGTGGTGGTCGACGCCGCCCGATGCTCAGACTGAGACCGGCCAGCCCCGGTATCCGGAGGGCGCCAAAGCGTGGATCATGGCGCACTGGGCGTGGCCGGGCGGGATGATTGACTCCGCAGAAGAAGTCATTATCACCGAAGGCCCCTTAAAAGCCATCCTGATTGCGGAATTTACCGGAATGCCCACGATCGGCGTGCCCGGCGTCAACCTTTGGGCGACGGCGCTCAAGGTCTTGCACCGCCTCGATCAGCCGCCTCAGCGCGTCTTATGGGCCTGGGATCAGGATCAGCCGGTCAAACCGGCGGTGCATCAGACCCTTCAGGCCGGCCAGGACGCGTTGCGTCAGGCATTTCCCGCCATTCAGCAAGCCGTCATCACGTGGGATGGGCATCAAGCCAAAGGCTTTGATGATGCCTTATTATGCCAAGTTCCCTGGCAGGTTCAACCGATACAGAAAGGAGACGCCCATGGGGTTTTTGAATGA